In Methanofollis aquaemaris, the genomic window ATCCCCCCTACCTCCCGACCCTGCCGGAGGAGCGGATCGACGACTGGCTGGAGTATGCGCTGGACGGCGGCCCGACCGGACGGGTAACCATCGAGCGGTTTGCCGAAGAGGTCGGGCGGGTGCTCGCCCCCTACGGAAGGATCCTCCTCCTCATCTCCTCGCTCACCGGGCCCGACGAGGTGAGGCAACTCTTCGCGGACCTCGGCTACACCGTACTCCTTGTCGCACGCGAGGAGGTCGAGGGGGAAGAACTGCTGGTGCTGCGGATCAGCCGAGACCTCTGCACCTGCCGTGCGTGACCGGGTCAGTGAGAGGCGTCAGGCTGTCCTG contains:
- a CDS encoding HemK2/MTQ2 family protein methyltransferase, with the translated sequence MSLFSRSPDDQVYQPAEDTFLLRDAALDEVRPDDRVLEVGCGSGTVIAALRERAAAVVATDINPHAVGAGQSLGVETVRTDLFAGLKGPFDLVLFNPPYLPTLPEERIDDWLEYALDGGPTGRVTIERFAEEVGRVLAPYGRILLLISSLTGPDEVRQLFADLGYTVLLVAREEVEGEELLVLRISRDLCTCRA